CCAGCTGGCGGTACGCGGTGGAGTTGACCAGGCCGGGCGAGGCCGCCTCCTCCCACGACAGGTGCCCGGGCTTGGGCATGAGCTGGTTCGACTTCACGATCGCGAGCTCGGCCAGGCCGCCGAAGTTCGTCTCGAAGCCCCAGATGCGCTGCTGCGGGTCCATCATCGTGTCGTCGTGGCCGTCGGGGCTCTCGAGCTCGACCGACAGGCAGTGCGCGACGACCTCCTGTCCGGGCTTCCAGGCGTTGACGCCCGGGCCCGTGCGCAGCACGACGCCGGCGAGGTCGGAGCCGACCACGTGGTACGGCAGGTCGTGGCGCTTCGTGTACTCCGAGAGCCTGCCGTAGCGCTCGAGGAACCCGAACGTCGAGACGGGCTCGAAGATCGAGGTCCACACGGTGTTGTAGTTGATCGCGCTGGCCATGACGGCGACGAGGGCCTCGCCCGGAGCCAGCTCGGGCAGGGGGACGTCGTCGAGGTGCAGGCTCTTGCGCGGGTCCTTGTCCCGGGTGGCCACGCCCTCGAACATGTTCTGCTCGTCCTTGTGGACGGTGACTGCCCGGTAGGTGTCGGGGAGCTCGAGGTTCTGGTACGTCTCTGCGGTGCGGTCGCCGGACATGATGGCGTCGAGGATGTGCTGCACTGGGGATCCTTCGCGTCGGTATTGCAGGGGGTCTGCGGTGATGTTACTGGCGGGAAACTTGTCCCGCGAGCCGGGATGGAGTCGGGTCCGCGAGCCGATCAGTGCGCGGCGGCGGGCTCGACGAGTTCGACGAGGACGCCCCCGGCGTCCTTCGGGTGAACGAAGTTGACGCGGCTGTCGGACGTGCCCCGCTTGGGGGTGTCGTACAGGAGGCGCACGCCGCGGTCGCGCAGGGTGGTCGAGACCGCGTCGATGTCGGTGACACGGTACGCCAACTGCTGCACGCCCGGTCCGTTGCGGTCCAGGTACTTGGCGATCGTGGACTCCTCGCTCAGCGGAGCGAGCAGCTGGATGCACGACCCGGAGTCGCCGACGGCGAGCATCGCCTCGCGGACGCCCTGCTCCTCGTTGACCTCCTCGTGGATCGACTCGAGGCCGAAGACGCGCGAGTAGAACTCGATGGCGTCGTCGAGGTCGTGAACGGCGATGCCGACGTGATCGATGGCGGTGAGCAGGTGGCCCGGAACGAGCGATTCACTGGTCATGCCGGGCAGCCTAGTACGGCCTCCGCGGGCCCTGCGCGTGGACCGCATCCGGGGTGACAATGGGGTATGGACACCACCGCGATCACCGAGATGAGCGGGAACGAGCCGTGGGACTTCGTCGGCGACCACACCTTCGGGCGGCTGGCACTGAACGTCCTGGGCCAGCCCGAGATCTTTCCCGTCAACTACGCCCTGGCCGGGCGCCGCATCGCCTTCCGCACGGCCGAGGGCACGAAGCTCATGGGCGTCCTGCTGGACAGCCACGTGGCGTTCGAGGTCGACGAGGTCACGGCCGACGGCGCCACGAGCGTCGTCCTGAAGGGCACCGCCCGCAAGATCGAGACCGAGGCGCAGGCCGAGGAGCTCGACCTGGCCGACCTGCACTCGTGGCTGCCCACCCTGAAGTACAACCTCGTCGTCATCGACGTCAGCGAGATCAGTGGCCGTCGGTTCCGCTTCGGCCCCGAGCCCGATCTCACGCCCGTGATGTGAGGTGAGCCACGCCCGGCCGGGTCGTCCGTACCCATGGGTACAGTGACCCCAACGCACGCACCGAAGGAGCACGTTTCATGACCACTTCCGTCATCGTCGCAGGGGCACGGACCCCGATCGGCCGCCTCCAGGGCGGCCTCAAGACCCTGTCCGGCTCCGATCTCGGCGGCATCGCGATCAAGGGCGCCCTGGACCGGTCCGGCATCAACGGCGACCAGGTCGACTACGTGATCATGGGCCAGGTCCTCGGCGCCGGCGCCGGCCAGGTGCCGGCCCGTCAGGCCGCGTTCAAGGGCGGCATCCCGCTCGACGTGCCCGCGATCACCATCAACAAGGTGTGCCTCTCGGGCATCAACGCGATCGCGCTGGCCGACCAGCTGATCCGCGCCGGCGAGTACGACATCGTCGTCGCCGGTGGCCAGGAGTCGATGACCCAGGCGCCCCACCTGCTGACGGGCTCGCGCGAGGGCCACAAGTACGGCAAGGTCACGATGCTCGACCACATGGAGTACGACGGCCTGTGGGACGCGCTCACCGACCAGGCGATGGGCTCGCTCACCGAGCAGCGCAACGCCGCCACCGACACGCTGACGCGTGAGGCCCAGGACACCTTCGGCGCCCGATCGCACCAGCTCGCCGCGACCGCGCAGAAGAACGGCGTGTTCGACGACGAGATCGTCCCGGTCGAGATCCCGCAGCGCAAGGGCGACCCGGTCGTCGTCAGCGCCGACGAGGGCGTCCGTGGCGACACCACGGCCGAGTCGCTCGGCCGCCTGCGTCCCGCGTTCTCCAAGGAGGGCACGATCACCGCGGGCACCGCCAGCCAGATCTCCGACGGCGCCTGCGCCGTGGTCGTCATGAGCAAGGCCAAGGCCGAGGAGCTGGGCCTGACCTGGCTCGCCGAGATCGGCGCCCACGGCAACGTCTCGGGCCCTGACTCCACGCTGCAGGAGCAGCCGGCCAACGCCATCGCGAAGGCGGCGCAGAAGGAGGGCATCGACGTCGCGGACATCGACCTGTTCGAGCTGAACGAGGCCTTCGCCGCGGTCGGCGTCGTCTCGACCGAGAAGCTCGGCGTCAGCGAGGACAAGGTCAACGTCAACGGCGGTGCGATCGCGCTCGGCCACCCGATCGGCATGAGCGGTGCGCGCATCGTCCTGCACCTCGCGCTGGAGCTCCAGCGTCGCGGTGGCGGCACGGGCGCAGCGGCGCTGTGCGGCGGCGGCGGCCAGGGTGACGCCCTGATCATCCGGGTCCCGCAGGCCTGATCGGCCCTCAACCGAATCTGCGGAGTTGAACCCCAGGAACGTCGACGTCACCGACCTGGTCTCGCGGGCGCAAGCCGGCGAGGCCAGGTCGGTGGCGCGTCTGATCACCCTCGTCGAGACCGAGTCCGACCACCTGCGTGAGGTCAGCGCGGCGCTCGCCCCGCTGGTCGGCGGCGCCCACGTGGTCGGCCTGACCGGCTCGCCCGGCGTGGGCAAGTCGACCACCACGTCGGCGCTGGTCACCGAGCTGCGTGCTCGCGGCCGTCGCGTCGGGGTCCTCGCGGTCGATCCCACCTCGCCGTTCAGCGGGGGAGCGCTGCTCGGCGACCGCATCCGGATGCAGGACCACGCCACCGATCCCGACGTCTACATTCGCTCGATGGCCAGCCGGGGCCACCTCGGCGGGCTGTCATGGGCCACGCCCCACGCCATCCGGGTCCTCGACGCCGCCGGCTGTGACGTGATCCTGCTCGAGACCGTCGGCGTCGGGCAGTCCGAGGTCGAGGTCGCCGGGCTCGCCGACACCACCGTCGTGCTGCTGGCGCCCGGCATGGGCGACGGCATCCAGGCCGCCAAGGCCGGGATCCTCGAGATCGGCGACA
This genomic interval from Aeromicrobium choanae contains the following:
- the mce gene encoding methylmalonyl-CoA epimerase, which produces MTSESLVPGHLLTAIDHVGIAVHDLDDAIEFYSRVFGLESIHEEVNEEQGVREAMLAVGDSGSCIQLLAPLSEESTIAKYLDRNGPGVQQLAYRVTDIDAVSTTLRDRGVRLLYDTPKRGTSDSRVNFVHPKDAGGVLVELVEPAAAH
- a CDS encoding acetyl-CoA C-acetyltransferase, with the translated sequence MTTSVIVAGARTPIGRLQGGLKTLSGSDLGGIAIKGALDRSGINGDQVDYVIMGQVLGAGAGQVPARQAAFKGGIPLDVPAITINKVCLSGINAIALADQLIRAGEYDIVVAGGQESMTQAPHLLTGSREGHKYGKVTMLDHMEYDGLWDALTDQAMGSLTEQRNAATDTLTREAQDTFGARSHQLAATAQKNGVFDDEIVPVEIPQRKGDPVVVSADEGVRGDTTAESLGRLRPAFSKEGTITAGTASQISDGACAVVVMSKAKAEELGLTWLAEIGAHGNVSGPDSTLQEQPANAIAKAAQKEGIDVADIDLFELNEAFAAVGVVSTEKLGVSEDKVNVNGGAIALGHPIGMSGARIVLHLALELQRRGGGTGAAALCGGGGQGDALIIRVPQA
- the meaB gene encoding methylmalonyl Co-A mutase-associated GTPase MeaB, whose product is MNPRNVDVTDLVSRAQAGEARSVARLITLVETESDHLREVSAALAPLVGGAHVVGLTGSPGVGKSTTTSALVTELRARGRRVGVLAVDPTSPFSGGALLGDRIRMQDHATDPDVYIRSMASRGHLGGLSWATPHAIRVLDAAGCDVILLETVGVGQSEVEVAGLADTTVVLLAPGMGDGIQAAKAGILEIGDIFCINKADRDGASTTRRELRTMLSMSDRRDGWKRPIDLTVATEGTGVPELVDHLQEHASHLRASGQLARRRTDRLRREIQAIALDQVRRRFVVDGGEELDALAARAFAGDIDPFSAADTLLAESDA
- a CDS encoding pyridoxamine 5'-phosphate oxidase family protein, producing MDTTAITEMSGNEPWDFVGDHTFGRLALNVLGQPEIFPVNYALAGRRIAFRTAEGTKLMGVLLDSHVAFEVDEVTADGATSVVLKGTARKIETEAQAEELDLADLHSWLPTLKYNLVVIDVSEISGRRFRFGPEPDLTPVM